Part of the Candidatus Poribacteria bacterium genome is shown below.
TATTCCCCGCCTTCAGGTCGGGTAGGATGTGGGCTTCCCAGTAGGGCATGACGCGCTCCGCCGTGTCCTTGAGGCTCTCGCCGTTGGGCGGCCGCACGTCGAAGCTCCGTCGCCAGATGTGCACCTGTTCGTCACCGAACTTCTGCGCCGTTTCCGCCTTGTTCAGCCCCTGCAGGTCGCCGTAGTGCCGCTCATTGAGCGCCTGGTCGCGCTCGGTGGGAAGGTTCGCCTGCTTCGCGACTTCGAGGGCGATGTCTGCCGTGCGGATGGCGCGCTTGAGCACCGACGTGTAGACCTTGTCGAACCGGTAGGACGCCAGCTTCGCGCCCGCCTCGCGCGCTTCGAGCTCGCCCTTGGGGCTCAGATCGACGTCGACCCAGCCTGTGAAGCGGTTCTCCAGGTTCCACTGGGATTCGCCGTGACGCAGCAGTACTAGGAACGCCATGAGGACCTCTCAGCCGTGGATAGGACTAGCTCGCGTCGGCGAGCTTGCGAACCATCGATTCCTGCTCGGGGGAGACCGTCTGCGGAACCGTGATGAGGACGCGCGCGCGGAAGTCGCCTTTCGTGCCATTCGCTCGGGCGAACCCTTGACCCGCGATGCGCAGGAACTTGCCGGACTGCGTGCCCTTCGGGATGGTGAGCATGATGGAGCCACGCGGCGTCTCGACCAGCACCTTGCCGCCCAGGATCGCCGTCGTGAAGGGCACGTAGACGTCGGCGATGATATCGTCCCCGTCGCGCTCGAAGCGCGGGTCTTCGCGCACATCGACGGTCACGAGCAGGTCACCGGGCGGCATGCCGCCCGTTCCGGGGTAGCCCTTGCCTTCGACCCGCAGCGTGCGTCCGGACTGGATGCCTGCGGGGATGTGGAGCTTGATGCGCTGCTTCTGCCCGTCGCGCGTGACGGTGAGCGATTTTTCCGTGCCCGAGATGGCTTCATGGAACTCGATGGTCAACGAGTGATGGAAGTCGTCGCCGCGTCGGGAGCGGGAGGGTCCCTGTCCGAAGGTCGTGCGCCGTTCGCGTACGTCGCCCCAGAGATCGCCGAAGATATCGCCGAAGCGACCGAAGATGTCGTCCGTGCTCTCGAAGCCGCCGCCTCGGTATTCGTAGCTGCCGGCTCTGCCTCGCGCGTCGTACTTCCGGCGCTCGGCGGGATCGCTCAGGACATCGTAGGCTTCGGAGGCTTCCTTGAACTCGTCCGTCGCCTTGGCGTCCTTGTTCTTGTCGGGGTGATAGCGCATGGCGAGCTTGCGGTACGCCTTCTTGATGTCCTCCTGGGAGGCATCCTTCGGCACGCCGAGGGTTTCGTAGTAGTCGCGTTGCGCCATCGCTTCACTGCCTCGCCCTAGTGGACGACGACGTCCCCGTCGACGGGTTCCACCTGCACGCCCGTATGACGGAGATACTCCAGCGCTCGTTCGAGCTCGTCGGGCTCGCCGCTCATCTCCAGGACGACCCAACCGGCGTCTTTGGTGACGCTGGCTCGACGGATATTCGTCACGATGCGGAACTTGTGACCCACGTTGTAGATGACCGGCTCGGTCACCTGCTCCGGTGGGAAGGTCAGGCGTACGCGCTGCGATGTCATGGCGGACTCTCCTCGTCCGGCGCGAACGCGTCACCTCTCGCGTTCCGTCCGTCGGTTCTATTGTTGAGTACGGGTCGCGGCAAGGCAAGGGACGGCACGGTCCATCGGCGTCGACTACGCCGCGCAGAGCGGATGTCCGCAACGATCACGACAGGTGGAACACCCGCCGCGCGTTCCCGGAACCGATCGCCTCGCGGGCGGCGGCCGAGAGCCTCGCCGACTCGAACATCTCGAACTGTGGGACGTTCTGCCCGATGTGCAGGTAGTCCGTGGCGAAGAAGAGCTTCCGATGATGCCGTTCGAGGAACGCCTGCCCGAACTCCCAATCCCGCGTGATCGCCGTGTGCGCCGAGCCCGCCGACAGGTCCGCGTATAGGTTGGGGTATTGCCCCAGCAGGCGATCCATCGGTCCGCCTGGGACGACGGGACCTCTTGGATAGCCGCCCATGTCGGCAGCGGTCACGTCGGCGGAGATCGCCGCCCAGAACCCCGGCGCGTGCCCGATGAACGTCACATTCGGATAGGCGTTCAGCATCGCCTCGAGCCCGCGCAGGTCGGGCGCGTCGATGCAGCGAATATTGTCGCAGTGGAAGAGCAGCGGGAGCTTCAGGTCGTCGCAGATGCCGTAGAGAACCTGAAGCTTCGAGTCGTCGATGGGCAAGCCGACCTTCACCTCGCCGAATCCGACCGCGCCGCGCTCGACGTACTCCGTGATGACCGATCGGAAGCCATCCTCCCCTCGACTCATCGACATCCTCGGATCGACGACGCAGAATGGGATGAACCGGTCCGGGTGCTGTTCGCATAGGCGCAGCATGTCGCGCGTCGTGATGTAGTAGCTGGCGCTCTCTGGGCTCTCGACGGGCAGGGGAATCGCCATCTCGATGCCGTAGGCGTCCATCCATCCGAGCATCCGATGCGGTTCCACTGGCTCGTACGTGTCCCAGACGCGTCCGACGTGCGTGTGCGTGTCGATGAGCATCGAGTCTCCCTCAGATCGTCTCGTAGGCGACCTGGACCACGGCTCCGGTCTCCGACGAGTCGCGGATCGCCTCATAGAGAACCATGCTCCTGTAGCTTTCGGCGATGTTCGAGCGAGTCGTCCTACCGTCACGGATCGCTTCGACGAAGTCGATGATTTCCGCCAGGTGCCCGGTGTCGAGTCCGCTGTCGCCGGAGCTGGTGAACGTCGAGGGTTCCCGCCATTCCGTCGGTACGCCGTCGGCGGTGATCCGCCAGCGTGAGGAGTTCGAGATCGTCATGAAGTTACCGCCCCGCGCGGTGAGCTCGACCTCCTCGGTTGGGACGCGGAACGATCGACCGTCGTTCAGGTTCATCGACCCGACCGCGCCGTTGGCGAACCGGATGCTCACGGCGTAGGCATCCTTGCCCTTGGAGAACGCGAAGACCTCCGACGCGTCGCCGAACAGATAGCCCACCAGGTCGATAGCGTGAATGGCGAAGTCCAGCAGGAACGACGTGCGGAGCGATTCGTTCGAGTATTGCGCCGAGGCGTAGTCCACCGAGAGGGAGTACAGGTCGGACGGATCGAACGACTCGATCCACTGCTTCGCGCGGGCGTAGGCGGCCGAGTAGCGCTTCTTGAACGCCGTCATGCAGAGCCTGCCGGTCTCTTGGGCGACGCGGGCAACCTGCAGCGCGTCCTGAGCCGTTGGAGCCGGCGGCTTCTCCGTGTAGACGGGGAATCCGAGCCGGAGGACCTGCGGGGCGAGCGCCGCGTGTCCTTCGGGTCCGACGCAGATGATGACGCCGTCGGGCTCCTCGGCGTCGAGCATCGCCGTCAGGTCGGTGTAGGGCATGCCGCCGAAACGCCGAGCGTTCCGTGCGGCGCGCTCTGCGTCGAGGTCGCACACGCCGACGAGCTGGGCTCCGGCAGCCCCGACGTAGGGATAGATCCGTTTCGTCGAGAGGCTGCCGGCTCCGATGATGCACAGGCGAACGTCGTCCATGGTGCCTATTCGTCCCCGACCAGAGGCAGCGTCAGGTTGACGCGCTTGCCTTCACGAATGACGACGACGGGAACCGTGGTTCCCGGCTCGTAGTTGAGGCGTACGCGTGCGCTCAGCTTCTGGAAGCTGACGTGCTTCGAGTCGCCGTCGAACGACACGAGGATGTCGTTGTTCTGGAGACCCGCGCGCTTCGTCTCCTCGCGCGGGATCCACCGCACCTTCATGGCGAGAGCATCCGGCGCGAGCCCGTTGGCGAGGCGTTCCTCCGCCGACAGCTCCGGCGACCAGAAGCCCAGGTCGGGACGAAGTCCCCACATGGACGCCCGCCAGGAGATGTCTGTCTTGCGCCAGTCGCCGACGGTATTCAGCGTCGCCTCACGGTTCTTGCCGCCGCGCGCGTAGGAGACACGGAGCTTGCCTGGCGTCGGCAGGTTGTGCAGCACCCACGCGATATCCGCTTGGGAGATGATGGCTTGCCCGTTCATCATGCGGATGACATCGCCCGCCTTAAGCCCGGCTTTGTCGGCGAAGGAACCGCTCGCGACGCTCTCGATGACCGGGTCGTCATCGACCTTCATCGTCATGCCGACGTTCTCCGGCAGCGGGTAGACCCAGATGTCCTTCTTCTGGTCGAAGGACTTCTCGGCTTTGCGGACCTCCCGCGCGCCGTCGTTGAGCATGTGGCAGTGGATACAGCCTTCTTTCGCCTGCTCGCTGTTTGCGAGACGTTCGCGGAGCGAGGGCATGTCAGACACCGTCTTGAAGCGCGGGGTCGATCCGCGTTTGGCGGAGAAGAGGGCGCGGTTCTTCGGGTAGTCCTTGTGGAGCTCGAGGGCGCGGCGCATCGCCGTCGTGAGCCCCGTCAAGGAGAGATGATCCATGGCATCTTCGGACGCGCGGATACCGTAACGCCCGTAGATCGTACCGTCGGCGTTCATGAAAAACGCCGCCCACGTGAGGTCGTAGTCGAACTGGAACTGAACCAGGTCGATTGTGTTCATCCGAACGATACGCACCGGCACGAAGAGCTTGGAGAGCTCCGTGAGCTCGTTGTCCTGACGAGCAACCTGCCCGTCAAATGCTCGGCATGCCAGTCAAGGCACGCATCGGAAGACGACGAAGAGCGGTTTGCCCTCCTGCTTCGCCCGCGCGATGCCCGCGTCGAGGTCGTTGTAGATCCAGTGATCGCCCACTTCCAGGTCGCCGAGCTCCTGCCGCAACACTTGCCCCTGGAGCGACATGGCGATCAGCAGCGCACACGCCGTCGCAGCCGCGAATCGTTTCATCGAGCGTCCTCTCTGAACCGGCGAGCGATGTCCTCTCACCCTCGCCATATGCGCTGACTGTATCAACTCGGTCGTGGCGTGTCCAGCGGCGACTTGGCTTCACAGCCAATCGGCGGCAAGACCGGACCTCATCCACCAAGAATCTCTCACAGAAGGATGGATCGAAGTGTTAAGTTGGAGGGGGCTTGCGCGACGTGGCTCTTGACACGAATCGTGGCGCTGGTCAAAACCGATGGTGTTCCGACTGCCCCGATTTGGAAGGGGATGAAACGGCGCGTTGTTGTAGAGGGCAACGGGGGTCTGTTGGGCGTGGCGATTGCCGGCGCGAACGTCTACGACACTCAGTAGAATTCAGATACGACCTATAACGTTATCGAGTCTGATCAGTACGCGTGATACCCCGTCACCGAACGCGCGACGACAGAGCGCCTTGCGACAGTGGAGCCCGGAACGGTCACCAGTCCATTGGCGACTCGCCTAGTAGTCCCAAGCGTCCTGCCGTAGCTCGCCGACGTAGACGATCCGAGCGTCGCCTTCGAGATGGATCGACTGCGCGGACTCGCCGACGAGCTCGAAGCTGACGGTCAAATCGAAGCCGCCCTGCGTCCGAAGCGTCACGGGCGACTGTACGACTCCCCGCGCTCCGCCGAGAATCGCCGCCGCGATGGAGCCGGTTCCGCACGCCAGCGTCTCGTCTTCGACCCCGCGCTCGTAGGTGCGGATGCGCATCGAGTTCCGTCCCGTGACGGTGACGAAGTTCGCGTTCGTCCCGGCGGGCGCGAAATCGGCGTGGTAGCGCGTCTGCCGACCCAACCCGACGACGTCTACATCGTCCACGCTCTCGCAGAAGAACACGACGTGCGGAACACCCGTGTTCGCAAACGAAACCTTGAACTCGCCTCCTCGCAGAGCCAGCGGGAAATCGAGTCGCATGTCCTTCGGATCGCTCATCTGGACGCGGACACGCTCGCCTCGTATCTCGGACTCGTAGACGCCCGCGAGCGTCTCGAACCGCATGTTCTCGCCCGCGATGCCGTTGACGTGGGCGAACCGCGAGATGCACCGCGCGCCGTTGCCGCACGTCTCGGCTTCGCCGCCGTCGGCGTTGAAGTAGCGCATCCGAAAGTCCGCCTGCGCCGGGTCCGACGGGTTCTCAACCAGCAGCAGACCGTCCGCGCCGACCGACAGACGCCGCGCGCACACGCGCTCGACGAACCGCGCATCCGCCTGGACGGTACCTTGGCGGTTGTCGATGATGACGAAGTCGTTGCCCGCGCCCGAGAGCTTCATGAAGGGAATCGCCACGTCGGTTCACCTGCCGCATGTTGCGCCGCATTAAGCCAAGAAGTCGGGGATGCTTTCGCCTCGGATCAGGTCGTCGTACGTCTCGCGCGCTCGGACGACATGGGCTCGATCGACGCTGACCAGCACCTCGGCGGCGCGTGGACGCGCGTTGTAGTTGGACGACATCGCGAAGCCGTACGCCCCCGCGCTGAAGACCGCCAGGTAGTCGCCCGCGTCGACGCGTGGGAGCTCCCGGTTCTTGGCGAGGAAGTCGCCCGACTCGCAGACGGGCCCCACGACATCGACCGTCTCCGTGTCTGCCGAACGGTCCACAACCGGATGAATCCGGTGGAAGCTGTCGTAGAGCGCCGGGCGTATCAGGTCCGTCATCGCGCCATTGACGATGACGAACGTCTTGGTGTCCGTCTCCTTTCGGTAGAGGACCCGCGTACAGAGGATGCCCGAGTTCCCGCTGATGTAACGACCCGGTTCCAGTAAGAGCCGGCAGCCGCTCTGGCGGATCAAGGGGATGAGCCGCTCGGCGTACTCGGACGGGGGCGCGGGCGTCTCGTCGCGGTACGCGATGCCCAGCCCGCCGCCGAAGTCGAGCCGCGTGATGCCGATGCCGCGAGTGCGCAGGAGCCCGATCAGCTCCACGATGCGCGCCATCGCCTGTTCGAAGGGCTCCAACTGCATCACCGGGGAACCGATGTGCGCGTGAACGCCGCAGACGTCGAGATGCGGCATCGCGGCGGCTGCCTCGAAGCTCCTGATCGCGACGTCGAGATCGATGCCGAACTTGTTGCCCTTCTTGCCGGTCGTCGTGTGCGCGTGGGTGCGAGCGTCCACGTCGGGATTGACGCGCAGGGCGACGGGAGCCCGCACACCGAGCTCGCCAGCGACGGAGTCGATGAGCATCGCCTCCGCCAGCGATTCGACGTTGAGCATGTAGACGCCTGCCGTCAGCGCGGCGCGGACCTCATCACACGACTTGCCGGGACCCGCGTAGACGATCTTGCTCGCGTCGATCCCGGCTCTCAGCGCGCGGAAGAGCTCGCCGCCGGAGACGATATCGGCTCCAGCGCCTTCACGCGCCAGGGCGCGCAGAACCGCCAGGTTCCCGTTGCTCTTCATCGCGAAGCAGATCAGCGGGTCGATGCCCGCGAACGCCTTCTGAAAGTCGCGGAAGCGCGACACGAACGCCGCGTGGCTGTAGATGTAGAGCGGCGTCCCGTGCTGCGCGCAGAGGTCCTCGACGGAGACATCTTCGCAGAAGAGCTTCCCGTCCCGATACGTGAAAACGTCGTTCGTCTGCCCCATCCGGTGGCGTTCCTCGTGAGTAGGGTTCCTCGTGAGTAGGGTTCTTCGATGGCGCGGATGCGACGAAGGGTATCCGCGCTGGCGTCGGACGTCAAGGCGTCAGTGGTTCAGCGACCAGTCGTAGTCGTTGTAGACGAGCCGCAGCGTGTCGCGATGCTCCTCAATGTACTCGCGCGTGGCATCGTCGGACAGCATCCGCGCGATGAAGTCGATCTCGGATCGCGGCTTCTCGCCGAAATCGTCGCGGTACCAGTCGAAGATCGCCGACAGGTGGAGCGTGTTGCTCTCCGCGTCGAGGCGCACTTCGGAAGGCGAGTTCACGAAGGCGCGCGCTGCTGTGTCGAGCTGCTCGTCCAACCGGTCGGCGTCGTAGGCGGCGATGGGCGGGCATCCCGCCGACGCGCAGTTCAGGGCGAAGTGGATGCGCGGATCGAGCCGCGCGACGACGAACCGGAACCTCGGATCCGTGTGCAGGATCGATACGCCGCGCAGGATGCCGTGCTCGATGTCGTTGGGCGTGTAGACCAGTCCGCCGATCCGGTACGCGAAGAGGTCGAAGAACCGCTCGCGCTCTCGGACGCTGGTCGTCACGCCGGAATCGAGGACGGAGTGCATCACCAGCGCGTTGTAGAGGTTCACCCAGAAGGCGACCTGCTCGTCGTGCGTGGCGAGCTCGCCCGGGTCGAACCGATCCAGCCGCGCGGCGAGCTCTCGGTACTCGGCGAACGCCGGCGACTGCGACAGACCTTCGTAATCGACGCGCTTCCCGTCGACGAACTGCGCGACGAGTCGGTTCGCCGTCTTGCGCAGACGCGCGGGCACGCTCTCGTCGGGCTCTGGCGCTTCGGTCGCGCTGGCGGTCGGGTCGTTCAGGATGCGCGGCGCGCTGGCGCGAGCGCCCGACAGCAGCATGAGCGCGGCGGCGACGGACACGAGGCTGTGGGCTCGGATCGGCACGCGCGTTCCTTTCCGGGTGGAGCCGGTGCTATGCTTCCCACCGTGACCAGGAGAACCGAATGGCGATCGACGGCTTCACCCTCTACTGCATGTTACCCGAAATGGACGCGGCTCTGCGCGGGAGGGCTGTCCGCGACGTCGTCCAGCACACTCGGACCGAGGTCGTTCTACGCTTCCGGTCGCGCGAGGGCGAGCCCGAAGCCGCGCTCCTGTTGTCGGCGCACGCCGTCCACGCACGCGCGCATCTGGTCACCCGATTCCCCAAGCAGCGCGAGTCGGAGCGTCCACATTTCGCCTCGGTTCTCGTCAAGCATCTGATGCGCGCTCGACTCACGGGCGTGGGACAAGCGGGACTCGACCGCATCCTGACCTTCCGATTCGAGCTCGACTCCCAGGTTCCCGGAGCTGAACCCGAACGGCGCGATCTGGTCGTCGAGATGATGGGCAAGCACAGCAACATCATCCTGACGAACCCCGAAACCGGACGCGTCATCGAGCCGCTGACGCATGTGGACGAGCGCGTCAATCGCTACCGCGAGGTGCTCCCCGGCGTCGCCTACGTCCCGCCGCCGCCCAGCCGCCGCAGCGACCCGTTCGGGGAGACGCCGGAAGGGCTCGCCGAGAGGATCGACCCGCGCGAGACACCCGTTTCGCGTCAGATCGTCCGCGCGTACGACGGCTTCGGTTCCGCCACTGCGGCGCACGTGTGCGAGACGGCGCGCGACGAGACGGACGCTGCCGAGCTCTGGCACGCGTTCCGAACGACCGTCGTTCGCATCCGTTCCCACGATGTCGAACCGTGTGTCATCTGGGAGGAGAGGAACCGGGAACCGACGGCATACTCCTTGTTTCTCCCCAACGCCGCCGACACTCGCCATGAGCGGACGGATTCGGTCAGCCGCGCGGTGGGGCGAGCCTACGTAGGCATCGAACGACAAGACCAACTCGCGGGGTTGCGTCACACGATCGCCCAAGCCCTGGATCGGCGCGAACGATCGCTAGCGAGGAAGATCGCCGACCTGACCGTCGAGCTCTCAGCCGCCGAGAAGGCGAGCGAGTACCGCGTCTACGGCGATCTGCTTCTCGCGTCGCTCGACCGAATCGAACCTCGCGCCGAGACCGCGTCCGTCCCCAACTACTTCGAGCCCGACGCGCCCATCGTCCAGATTCCGCTGGAATCCGACAAGAACGCCGCCGAGAACGCACAGGCATACTTCCGCCGATACCAGAAGGCGAAGCGCGGGGCAGCGATCATCCGTCAGCACGTCTTCGACACCGAGCAAGAGCTGGAATGGGTCGAGGAGAAGCGCGTCGCCCTGGAGTCGGCTGACTCGCTGGAGGCGGCTACGGAACTCCACGCGCAGCTCATCGAGCTAGGCTGGGTCGCCGATCCGGATCGATCCCGGCGGCGCGAGAAGCGCAAGGCGGACACGCCGTACCGCCTCGTTACGACCGCCAACGGGTGGCAGATACTCATCGGGCGCAACGACCGTGAGAACGAGTGGCTCGTCACGCGGGCTGCCCGCAAGGACGACATCTGGCTCCACGCCAAGCAGATACCGGGCTCCCATGTCATTGTGCGGAACCCGGAGCGCAAGACGCAGATTCCGATGCCGGTTCTACTCGAAGCGGCTGGGCTCGCCGCATATTTCAGCAAGGGGCGCACGTCGAACCGTGTTCCCGTGGATTACACCTTCGCGAAGTACGTCGTCCGGCCCAAGGGTACGGCGGCTGGCTTCGTCACCTACACGCACGAGAAGACGCTCTACGTCGAACCTGCGGCGACCGATCGGCGGTTCGCCGACTGACGCACATCGCCCGCGCCAGGGCTCTCGGAGGGTTCCATGTCCGACCGACTGCGCATCGGGATCGTCGGCTGTGGTGGCATCTCGCCATCGCACATCCGCATCTACGCCGAGCATCTCAGCGAAGAAGCCGAGATCGTCGCCGTCTGCGACATCGACGAGGCGAAGGCGCGGAGCCGGTCGACCGTCGTGCGGGACACATACGCCAAGCGCGCCGAGGAGCTCGAAACACGCGCCGCCCAGACGGACACGACGGCGGCGTACGAGCGACGGAACCGCCAGATCGAGGCGTGCCGCGCATCTGCCCGCGAAGCCGCCGTGTTCACGGACTACGAGAAGATGATCGCCGAAGCCGACATCGACGCCATCAACATCTGCGTGCCGCCGTTCGCCCATTCGGGCCCGGCAATCGCGGCGGCGCAGGCGGGCAAGCACGTCTTCTGCGAGGGTCCCATCTCCGGCAGCCTGTCCGAGGCGGACGCGATGATCGCCGCTGCGAAGGCGCCCGGCGTCGTCTTCACCGTTCAGTACGGGCATACGCGGTTCCACCGGACGGCGATGATGGCGAAGCGCGCCATCGAGAACGGCGACCTCGGCAGGATCATCATGGGGAACGTGGACGTCCTGTGGCACCGAGGGCAGGACTACTACGACATGGACGCCTGGCGCGGGACATGGAAGGGCGAGCGCGGCGGAGCCACCTACCACCACGGCCGCTACGCCATCGACCTCTATCTGTGGCTCATGGGAGCCGCGGACGAGGTCTACGCCCGCATGGGGACGTTCACGCACGACATTGAGGTCGAGGACACGTCCGTCGCGCTGCTGACGTTCGCGGGCGGCGCGTTCGGGCAGATCACAGCGAGCACGTCGGCGCATCCGAACCCGAAGATGCCCAGTCAGCGCATCGAGATCTTCGGCGAACGCGCGTCGATCGCCGTCATTCCCGAGTACGCTATCGGCTCCGCCGAGAAAGGCTACGCGGAAGCTCTCGCAGCGAAGCTCGAACGCGAAACGCCCGCCGTAGGCACCGAGGGGATGCCAGGGCAGTTCGTCGACTTCATTCGGGCGATCCGCACGGGTTCCCAGCTCTTCATCTCCGGCGCGAGCACGCGTCCGCAGCTCGAAGTGACAAAGGCGATCTACAAGTCCGTCGAGACTGGGGCAGCCGTACGGCTCCCGATCCAGCGGTACGATCCGTACTACACGCTCTGATCCTGGTGTCGTCCTGAGTGGTAGGGGCGCGTCTCAGACCCGCCCCTACGGGACTGTCACCGATTTCCGAAACGAACCACTGGGAACGACACCTGCTCGCCATCAGCCGTCGTCGCGCGGGACGGGCTTGCGGCCGCCGACGTAGGGCGGCTCCAGCAGGGCTGAGCGTGTCGGCGACGCCGACTCCGCTCGAAGCCAGTCGAGCGACTCAGGCCTGCCCCAAGTCATGTGTCCCGCGTTGTACTTCAGCAGGAGCGACCGCCGCGTGTGGTCCGCCTGCCACTGGCGCGTCCCGTGGACGAGCGCCTCGGTGAACAGGATCGCGTCTCCGGGCTCCAGGGCTGGCTGGAGAACACGGTCGCCGTCGTGATCCATCTGCAGCGGCAGGTTCGACTTGTGCGATCCGGGCACGACGATGAACCCGCCGTCGCCGGGACGCTGCGGCGCAAGCGCGATGCTGATGACGACCAGCCCGTTCCACATGCGTCCCTGATGCCACGCGTAGTAGTGGGAGCCGTTGTCTCGGTAGGGC
Proteins encoded:
- a CDS encoding Gfo/Idh/MocA family oxidoreductase, translated to MSDRLRIGIVGCGGISPSHIRIYAEHLSEEAEIVAVCDIDEAKARSRSTVVRDTYAKRAEELETRAAQTDTTAAYERRNRQIEACRASAREAAVFTDYEKMIAEADIDAINICVPPFAHSGPAIAAAQAGKHVFCEGPISGSLSEADAMIAAAKAPGVVFTVQYGHTRFHRTAMMAKRAIENGDLGRIIMGNVDVLWHRGQDYYDMDAWRGTWKGERGGATYHHGRYAIDLYLWLMGAADEVYARMGTFTHDIEVEDTSVALLTFAGGAFGQITASTSAHPNPKMPSQRIEIFGERASIAVIPEYAIGSAEKGYAEALAAKLERETPAVGTEGMPGQFVDFIRAIRTGSQLFISGASTRPQLEVTKAIYKSVETGAAVRLPIQRYDPYYTL